A portion of the Magnolia sinica isolate HGM2019 chromosome 17, MsV1, whole genome shotgun sequence genome contains these proteins:
- the LOC131231536 gene encoding E3 ubiquitin-protein ligase IPI1-like, with product MGLGKTDLSDDRGGAGGDKRLSFVASSSVFCSICLEAVTNNGDRSTAKLQCGHEFHLDCIGSAFNAKGQMQCPNCRKVEKGQWLYANGYRSFPESSMDDWTHDEDLYDLSYSEVPFDIHWCPFGLTRLTSSFEDGESPPNPYNDLLGHHAIFAEHIAASSAAAHSCPYISYFQSIQPLPSANSSESVDGPSFHQPWSGLSGPSDIPNSQAFPATDFHYQNWEQHSSPFPPTSSRTDGADHSSSSAVLRSTRPDLDGLLRAGPFVPPFLHGSASRAGGSVISSMVPPPYLGNSRPPARVHGFHSYHQQPNLSGVRGPIFSGGRRSGGPRGLAPAGPAPSSSSDQAGLYFFPSSGSSVPNLQEADNHFYAWERDRFAPYPLVPVDRESSLWGPFHQATTGGSDSINRTGFRHRHGSERPLSHGQTETSPYQHDLPRTHPFI from the exons ATGGGCCTAGGTAAGACAGATCTGTCGGATGATCGGGGTGGGGCCGGCGGTGATAAACGGCTGTCGTTTGTCGCGTCGTCCTCTGTGTTTTGCTCCATTTGTCTCGAGGCAGTGACGAATAATGGGGATAGATCGACGGCGAAGTTGCAATGTGGGCACGAGTTTCATCTTG ATTGTATTGGTTCAGCTTTCAATGCTAAGGGACAGATGCAGTGTCCCAATTGTCGAAAAGTTGAGAAAGGTCAATGGCTCTATGCAAATGGTTATCGGTCATTTCCAGAGTCTAGCatggatgactggacacatgatGAGGACCTATATGACCTAAGTTACTCAGAAGTG CCATTTGATATTCATTGGTGCCCATTTGGCCTAACACGGTTGACATCATCGTTTGA GGATGGGGAATCACCACCAAATCCTT ATAATGATCTATTAGGACATCATGCCATCTTTGCCGAACATATAGCAGCTTCGTCGGCTGCTGCTCATTCGTGCCCATATATTTCTTACTTCCAATCGATTCAACCGCTGCCCTCTGCAAATTCTTCTGAAAGTGTTGATGGCCCTTCTTTCCATCAACCCTGGAGTGGCCTCTCTGGGCCCAGTGACATCCCAAATTCACAGGCTTTTCCTGCCACCGATTTCCATTATCAAAATTGGGAGCAGCATTCTTCTCCATTTCCTCCAACTAGCAGCCGTACCGATGGTGCcgatcattcttcttcttctgcagTGCTGAGATCCACAAGGCCTGATTTGGATGGTCTGCTAAGAGCAGGCCCTTTTGTGCCTCCGTTTCTTCATGG ATCTGCTTCAAGAGCTGGTGGCTCGGTCATCTCCTCAATGGTCCCACCACCCTATCTCGGCAACTCGCGGCCTCCTGCCCGCGTTCACGGTTTCCATTCATATCATCAACAACCCAATTTGTCAGGTGTGCGGGGGCCCATTTTCTCTGGCGGGAGAAGATCTGGAGGCCCAAGGGGCTTGGCTCCTGCAGGGCCAGCACCCTCGTCCTCCTCTGATCAGGCCGGCCTCtacttcttcccttcttccggaTCATCTGTTCCGAATCTACAAGAGGCAGACAACCACTTCTACGCATGGGAAAGAGACCGTTTTGCACCGTACCCGTTGGTCCCCGTGGACAGAGAGTCGAgcttgtggggtccattccaTCAGGCCACCACCGGTGGATCAGATTCAATCAACAGGACGGGCTTCCGGCACAGGCATGGCTCCGAGAGGCCATTGTCGCATGGGCAGACAGAGACCTCTCCTTACCAGCATGACCTCCCTCGGACACATCCATTCATCTGA